Within the Silurus meridionalis isolate SWU-2019-XX chromosome 2, ASM1480568v1, whole genome shotgun sequence genome, the region ggcagtgatagaggatggagggagcagtggaGAAGTAATAGATGATGGGGatcagtggtagatgatggagggatcagtggtagaggaagGAGGAATCACTAATGAagaatggagggatcagtggtagaggatggagggagcagtggaGATGTAATAGATGATAGAGGGATcggtgatagaggatggaggaatcagtggtagaggatggagggatcagtagaaatataatgaataatggaGGGATCaatggtaaaggatggagggatcagtggtagaggatggaggatcagtagaaatataatgaataatggaGGGATCaatggtaaaggatggagggatcagtggtagaggatggagggatcagtagaaatataatgaataatggaGGGATCaatggtaaaggatggagggatcagtggtagaggatggagggatcagtgtaaatgtaatagatgatggagggatcagtggagaagtggtagaggatgaaagGAGCATGGTTAAATGAGGTAAAGGAATACTGGTTGGTTTTGTACGTGAGCAGCAGTGTATTTTGCTGCAGGCAGTAaaaggaagccagtggaggagtGTAGAAACTCCATCACAGTCACACAGCAGGTGTTTATGAAGAATAGAAAGTTCTGACTGAGAGCTATTTGTTGTAAATGAATGGGGGCAGATGCTGTTAAAGAACAACAGCCATTTTAGAAGATTGATGTGAGAGAAAAACCCAGTGAAGCCTGGAAGTGTCCAGCAGATGGAGATCACGTCTCATAGAAAAGCAGCTGAGAGCATAAACTCTGATACTCACCACTGAGGAAATTGTAGATGATTGGATTGGCAGCGCTGTTGGCGTATATAAGCCAGTGGGAAAAAGTGAACCAGGCATACACTGTCTCTCTGTCGTTCGTGTTCTTAAAAGCGCCAAACActctagagaaaaaaaataaacgataAGAACTTGAGGACAAAATTTTCACATGCTgcctaatgaatatattcacCCACTACATTTCACTGTTTACAAATGTAGAGCTAAAATTAAAAACGTACCTTTTCATGATATTAAGGACGCTAATGGGCAGGTAACAGATGGCGAAGACGAAGAGCACCACCATCAGCATGCGTGCCGTTTTCCGTCGAGATTTCATTTGCTTAATCTCAGCCGACACCGCGCTGGTCCTGACCTTGACCGACTCACCAGGACCTGCAGCCTGAGCTGAACACTGCAGGGATTTCCACTTCCTCTGCACCACCGACGAGGTTCCTGGAATCTGAGCAGATATTACATTACTGTTCATCATGTGAATATAAAAATCTGTGACACGTAGTAGTTCTGGAGTGACAGGATTTCATTCTAGTCATGTGTGTTTCGCTTCTTACAAGgtcattcattatttaattagaCACGTTATGGAATCGGATGGAAGAAAAAATCTTTAGTGAAGCTTCTTTGCTTTTTGTTCTGTCGATTAGATTTGCTTCCAGCCCACATTTTCTCAACCTACAGTCaacataataaacatttaactCGCTAACAAGCATTTCAGTGAGATCTAAAGATGAATgaaattcgatttttttttctttatgtgaaGTTGTAGGAAATATTTTTACCTGCTGACACCAGAGTTTCTGACAGATCTGGATGTACGCCAGGACCATCAGGCACAAGGGGGCAAAATAGGTTACAATAAAGAAGCAGGTGTGGTAGACCTTGGGGTAGATCTCATCTGCAGTATAAAagggcaaaacacacacacagacacacacacacacacacacacacacacacacacacacacacatgttttatAAACTGAATGATCAATATAGTGCTCGCTAGACCATTTCTTATCTGGGGTAATTAGGAAAGTCATGAAAAAATCAATGAAAACGTTTCATCCATGAGCTAAATTCAGGTAACATTATGACCTGTGCCGTATATTATATATGGACTAATATTTGCAGACATGACCATCATATGTCCTGTCCAACattccattctacatttagtccacatttccCATTATAATAAGCTGctctcttttgggaagatgttccactagatgttgtggagattcattcagctacaagggtgttagtaaattcagatacggatgtaggtgatgtgaggaggcctggggtgttcaattgggttggagctctatagcaggagatcttccccaTCATCCAACCCAAGTAATCTTCATCCCATGCTTTGTGCAcgggggtattgtcatgctgaaacaggttcaagttcaagtgaagggaaaatttcattcaaatgcatccaaagacgttctacacaactttgtggtaacagtttgaggaagaacaacATGTGGCTGAAAACATCTGATTGAAAAGTTTTGTCCATAAACTGTAGTATTCTACATATACAAACCAAACAATCAAGATTGAGGATGAAAATAGTttcctttttgtcttttcattgaTAAAAGAAACTGCTTATGAAACGGTTGTTTTACtgaacatccacacacacaaataaatgacGTCTTTGCCATGTCAATACCAACTAAGGGTATTTTTCATCCTGCTAATTAATGCCTTCAGCAGAACCGCTTCCAAAAGGTTGCCTTGAAGACTTTATTTAACCAAAGTGGATTAACAATGAACAATTTTTGAAATGTCATATTCTATTAAAACCTCAAACATCATCTTCCAAGTCTACACTGGACTAATTGTgatcgttttctctctctctctctctctctctctctctctctctctctctctctttctctctttttttttctcttacttGAGCTACACATGCTCTTTGAGTTCTGCCTGGTCCATCATCATCCTGAGATCTTATAATTTGGTCACTTGGAAACCATTTGGGCTGCTGAGTATGATCAAACTGAAGATACATGAGATTACTGTGGTGGATGAAGGGATAgagaagcagtggtagaggatagagggatagaGAGTCAGTGGAagaggatagagggatagagggatagagaaacagtggtagaggatgaaggaatagaggagcagtggtagaggatggagggatagaggaacaatgatagaggatggagggatagaagagcagtggtagaggatggagggatagaggaacaatgatagaggatggagggatagaagagcagtggtagaggatggagggatagaggagcagtggtagaggatggagggatagaggagcaatggtagaggatggagggatagaggagcagtggtagaggatggagggatagaggAGCAGTTGTAGAGGATGAAAGGATTAGTAAGAATGAATATtaggtgttgaggatgaggatgggttcctctcagggagttttcctgTTACCACGGTCACCTCGGACTTTATAATTAGAGATAAGCTTGGAGCAACAGGtttatgaatattaaatgtaaagctgctttgtgacaattaaaaaaaagtgctataaaattatattttaattgaacaatgactacacaataaaaacattccCTCCAAGAAAACACATTTGATTAACTCACTCACCTCCCCAGTGTTCGTCACACACAGTAAAGAGAATGGTTTTGTTGGTGAGTTCAGGGAGCAGCTCAGGCAGCAGGTTGTTACACTCCATGACAACAGCTTGGGGAATCATGATCACGCACGACACCAACCAGATCAGGATGATGCTCCGGCGAGCTCGCTTCGCTGTGCTCTTAAACTTCAGAGGGTGGCAGATCGCATACCAGCGATCCTGAGCAATGCAGCTGAGGGTCAGCACGGATACAGACACCGAGATTGTCTGCAACAAATTAGAAGATGAAACTCATctacaataaaatattacagaatCAAGTCTGTTCTCTTGCAAATGCAAAAACCCTGAATGGACTTTTAGcagtgatggaactataataaatgaatatccagtgttgaggatgaggatcgGTTCCCTTatggtttcttcttcatatcatctcagagagttttctcctcaccaccatcaccacagaCTCGATCATgaatagaaaatgtatatttgtgatttatttatttctgtaaaactgctttgggaaggtgcacatttttaataatgcttttttaaataacatcaaACTGACATCAAACGCTAATTTCAAAGGCGAAATCAAAAATCAAGATCAAAAACCTGCCaatttttccaaaaatgtaCTTCCTTTCAAAAATACGTGTTCACGCAAACTAACCATGATAAATCTCCTGCGTGAGTTTGAGTGGGTGTGAACGTGAATACGTGCATGGCGTGCATGGCGCATTTGCCCATTGTTTCCGCTGTGGCCTTGACCATGACCAAGTGTTTATGAAagatatgaatgaataaacgaGCTGGAAACTAATAACAAAGTCGTTAAAAACTGTatgtagaaatataaataaagttttttttttttcactttcatgATTGCGAGATGTACTCCATGCATCATACATGATTCTCCATTCAACTAATCTGAAAGCAAAGCTTCCCTCTGAGATGCTCTTCTACCTGATTGCTAATTAAAGTCTTAGTCATGTTCATATTTTGAATGGAAAAATGTTAGAACCTCTAGTTCTGACAAGGTCACCAGAATtctcataaaaaataaagagaaagaaagaaagaaatcaggcTTCTGTTTGAAAAAGATATGCCTGGCTTTTAAGATTTAGGGAGGAAGTGACAGCTCTTATTGCTTTGGGTTTTAAAGGAAAAGTCAGTCAACTACACActaaaaaatgaagaaagaaaaatacagtatttctAAAATATAGCATTCACGCTGACTTGTCAGATCAGTTACACGTGTGAAAGTGGAATAAACACATAGCAGGTGAAATTTCAgctgtttaaattaaaatgtaaagaaagaaacagtagATTTTAAAGTGATCTACTGATCAGCCTCCTGTCCATTTAAAGCTGATAAAAGTGTTCTTGCCCTTCGCCAGTGTTTCTAAAGAGTTCTTCAATACACAACAAATTAATCTGCGATTCATAAATAATTCCCAATGAGCTCATGTTCTTGTTTCTACATACACTGTCAGACTAATGGATGAATTTATCtataacatttaaaagtatttgATGAACAAGAAAATTGTGGATTCAATAAAACGTAGGCGCAAAAACGTTTCTTTAAATCGCTTGTTACTCCAAACTAAGCGTATGagtttttatttggttttaaagaAATTTTGATCACTAAATCGAAATGTGCATTCCACAAGTTCAAAATTGAAGCCCAGAAACTGCTTCAAGTGCATCATGAATAACGGtgatgagaaagagaaatgcaGTGATAGTGTAAAAACACAGTTGTAGGGAAACGCAATAAAGCATTTGTGCCATAGAAATAATGGAATGAAATAACATAACGGGGTCCAGCGATGTCCTGTTGGATTCCCAGTTTCCACCTGAAACAAGGctgcatggaaaaaaatataaaccttgAAGTATCTCATATCTCCTTTCTGACTGCACATTCAGTGCTCCAGGAATATGCTGATAAACCTCTCTGCTCTTTCAGGAAGAAAATTGGTTTGGTCTCTGTGTGCTGCACAATGCACAAAATCCCAAAACAACGATAAGCCATGCTACactcacagacagacacacaggtcCGGGTAACTTTTAAAGGATCTCAGCGTAGCTGCTGACATCTTTTTAACAGACACTGATCTCTTTCCATATGTAAATGATTGTATTGTAAGTCTCATGTTTGAACAAGCAATTTAGTAAAGCATTCAATGATTTGTATTCAAAGTTCCTACGATATATAATCACTAGTATTATCAGAGAACATTCAAAATTATACACAATAGCAGGGTTATGTAATGATACCATGTGATAAATACGGAATTGCTGGACACCCAAATGCTAAAATCTAAGTTACCTATAAATGTGTGATCATTAATGTGGACATTAatccagggttagggttaattAGAGGTAATTTCCCTCAGGCAGATAGACTACTAATTGGATTCCACTGTAATAGGACACAATTTGTAGCTGCCTCTGATTCGCTTTTTTCTCCAAATCTTATTTATGTTGTGCGACTGCTACCATTTGCTTCAGTAATGAAGTTAATGTAATTAAGTGCTGTATttatgtatctgtattttactgaagtttttccatttggggaaaccactacatttcaaaagtcaaatatttcactttttactacattttgtgaaatcagtcattacttttttaattaatgaggataaaaacttaattGGTCAAACATGCAtcgatccaccaatcaggatcgagcgcacgctctgttttacacgtgttctgatcggcgcttggtgtatctactgatcaccaacatacagttcagcatcagttcaacatcaagcagaacatttagagaggaataaatgatgaagaaactccagactcgaactcgccacaacacacgtgacctcgtttacGTGAATTTCTTTGTACTTTTTTGACTcgttaatatcattctattaatagatcaacGTGCTGGGAGTCACAcacagtcttttcacataaactgagttgattaagtaaagagtctcgTGACAGGAAcattaataggaacattatagttataatacaTCATAGTGCTTTGgatacttgagtacatttgaGGGAAAAATGCTTGTGACACATTTACTTTCACTGCCAAACACGTACCTGTAAATAAGGTAAGATCCGACAGAGCGTTTCTCCAAAGAACCATGTTTCTGTGATGTCCACCACGAGACTTGCAGGAAGGCAGGTGATGGTGACCAGGATGTCAGCGAAGGACAGGTTCACGATGAAGTAGTTGGTCACTGTGCGCATGTGATGGTTTTTCCACACtgcaaaacaaactaaaaaaagaaagaacaagatTTTCACTCACTGTTTTAACATTAACgacaaaaaacatgaaatatgcCCATTTCTGCAGCATATTAAACACGTGCGACATGAAGCGTGAGCGAAATCCGCCGTGCGCTGTCCAATTCCTGAAAAGACGATTATTCTCCGAATACATGCCTGATtgctcttcctttcttttcctcatgCATTTGATTCGAACCAGTCATTGCAGGCACTTGACACCACACAGCATCATGAATCCCTCTGGTAGGTCTCAGTACATCACCAGCAAATCATTATAACTCGTATTATCTTGCTGAGTGCAGACATGGTTCTGAATCCATGAAAGATAATGAACTAGCAGGGGCATGATGATGTATTGGTGTGTGCATTACGCACtaagtgcttttttatttatttcattttttcatcattatcttctccttctcttttagAATAAGACTTTATCTGGTGGGGCTTTTGAAAAAGTTCCAAACCATCTGCATTTTTTCTCCGTacctgctttgtttttttttagcaatcgTGAGTAATGATGTAATGTCATGCATGGACATTTATGCTATTCCACTACACACAATATTGGATCAAATACCAAATGAAGAGCGTGACTGGAGCTCATCAACACCAAAAATCTAGGTTTCTTCACAAATTGAGATGATTTTCATTGAAGATGTCTGGTAATTTTCTTGTCTATGTAGTAAAATAACTCTCACAAAGAAAGCACATTTTGTACTTgcatgctgtagcattacaatttcctaAAGTGAACTAAAGTGGAGTGAAGATGTTCCAGCAAGTCAAACATTATCTCCATGAAGACGTGCTTTGTCAAGGCTGAAGTGGAGAAGCTCGAGTGGTCTGCTCAGATACCTGACCTCATTTCCACTGAACACATCTTTGATAACTTCAACACTGACTACAATCCAGCAATCGCacaaaagtggaggttattaataACATCATATATAGAATTTGATGTTCAGAGAGCACATATGAATTTTATCAGAAGGTGTTTACATACATTTGGACCAAAATGAATAAAGTAACACTTCTGTTCAACTGCAGATACCTTTAGACTAATACGGCTTGTTCTGTattcaagacacacacacacacacacacacacacacacacacacacacacacacacacacacacagactaacaAGACAGCTTCAAATACTTGTGGTATTTCCACAAGCATGGGTGCAGGTGGGAATATACATCTAATgcattttcatttctgtttatagAATTAGATTGTAGCAATGAAGCACTGCAATTTGGACTgacatattaataaattattttattaaataaaagccaaatcatttaaaaatatatatttttaattttaatttttcgGTATACAGTTGTTACAGACATGCAATTCCAATACTGACCACTAGAGGCATAGTAAGTCTACTAATGGTCTTAAAATAactattaatacaataaaatttgtatatataaatataaattgaaatATGTGCCTCtttttggacatcccattccacatttagtttccattcaccgttataataacctccactcttatgggaagatgttccactagattttgtggagatttgtgctcatttgtcTGAATCaagtcctga harbors:
- the hcrtr2 gene encoding orexin receptor type 2, with amino-acid sequence MAGVTVSPSCRNCSASNSNASAAQLRLDEDEQLLRYIWSEYLHPKQYEWVLIGGYILVFLCSLVGNTLVCFAVWKNHHMRTVTNYFIVNLSFADILVTITCLPASLVVDITETWFFGETLCRILPYLQTISVSVSVLTLSCIAQDRWYAICHPLKFKSTAKRARRSIILIWLVSCVIMIPQAVVMECNNLLPELLPELTNKTILFTVCDEHWGDEIYPKVYHTCFFIVTYFAPLCLMVLAYIQICQKLWCQQIPGTSSVVQRKWKSLQCSAQAAGPGESVKVRTSAVSAEIKQMKSRRKTARMLMVVLFVFAICYLPISVLNIMKRVFGAFKNTNDRETVYAWFTFSHWLIYANSAANPIIYNFLSGKFREEFKAAFSCHCSGQGENKERVRTKMSTDSHKSLSTQVSHFDNVSRISDQIM